A region from the Drosophila mauritiana strain mau12 chromosome 2L, ASM438214v1, whole genome shotgun sequence genome encodes:
- the LOC117145448 gene encoding protein ovarian tumor locus, whose protein sequence is MSDVLPRLISIGSRKATDPMDRYLERRQLFRKHMQVDASSLFRVVAEQVYDTQMLHYEVRMECVRYMFAKWKTYRRLVSGDFDEYLWQLGKTKTAGTILELGALCHLYRRNVIIYEPFDMGRMITYSKDYKEILRIFMNGLGHFESVLTMQDVDVAAVSQSVSFKMLYKHVFRLPDVNLAVEWMLYPDTFRMGISYEFDSHGRAIRLLCRNGRSFELDRPENTICLLENFQKCPFHSRRLPMGGQFDNLSCMWILLEQGKKPFPYSVAKSMHPYMYRNVELTSAIEACREAYQFGIYMGDYNFKVGAKCQVELDTNRRDRLSVCYIQSIDKKNSVCQVFVEEQGKLVDVPYDNLHPLPPDEFKAWDFAQKRLSMSRMERQFSQMGITSRPHSRQSDPRQNFRSVDVQSVPVGVDHLQQGFVPDPMPRMAPPMPPPPFFGPSGWMEPTQPLMPNYLMIRQTTFVQQTQVGPLSIMMQFLMVEHNTFEFGYGPHPPAPQFNSF, encoded by the exons ATGTCCGATGTATTGCCGCGTTTAATTTCCATTGGAAGTAGAA AGGCAACAGATCCCATGGATCGGTACCTGGAGCGACGTCAACTCTTCCGAAAGCATATGCAAGTGGATGCCTCGAGTCTGTTTCGAGTGGTCGCAGAGCAGGTGTACGACACCCAGATGCTTCATTACGAAGTGAGGATGGAGTGCGTTCGCTATATGTTCGCGAAATGGAAGACTTACCGGCGACTTGTGAGTGGAGACTTCGACGAGTACCTGTGGCAGCTGGGCAAGACCAAGACAGCGGGCACCATACTGGAACTGGGTGCCCTATGCCACCTGTACCGCCGGAATGTCATCATCTACGAACCCTTCGATATGGGCCGGATGATCACATACAGCAAGGACTATAAGGAGATCCTACGTATCTTTATGAACGGCCTGGGGCATTTTGAATCCGTGCTGACTATGCAGGACGTCGATGTGGCCGCCGTTTCCCAGTCCGTGTCCTTCAAGATGCTTTACAAGCACGTGTTCCGCCTGCCGGATGTTAATCTCGCTGTGGAATGGATGCTGTATCCAGATACCTTCAGAATGGGCATTAGCTATGAGTTCGACTCGCACGGCCGTGCCATCCGTTTGCTGTGCCGCAACGGACGGAGCTTCGAGCTGGATCGCCCCGAGAACACCATTTGCTTGCTTGAAAACTTCCAGAAATGCCCGTTTCATAGCCGCAGGCTACCAATGGGCGGACAGTTTGACAACTTGTCCTGCATGTGGATCCTTCTGGAGCAGGGCAAGAAGCCCTTCCCCTATTCGGTAGCTAAGTCAATGCATCCCTATATGTATCGCAACGTTGAGCTGACTAGCGCGATTGAAGCCTGTCGTGAAGCGTATCAATTTGGTATTTACATGGGTGACTACAACTTCAAGGTGGGAGCCAAGTGCCAGGTGGAGTTGGATACCAATAGACGCGATCGGCTTAGCGTTTGTTACATCCAATCGATCGATAAGAAGAACTCCGTTTGTCAAGTGTTTGTCGAGGAGCAGGGAAAACTGGTTGACGTGCCCTACGATAATCTACATCCACTGCCACCGGATGAATTCAAGGCCTGGGATTTTGCTCAAAAGCGGCTTTCCATGAGCCGAATGGAGAGGCAGTTTTCTCAGATGGGAATCACATCGCGTCCACATTCACGTCAGTCAGATCCACGTCAAAACTTCAGATCGGTAGATGTTCAGTCGGTACCAGTCGGTGTTGATCACCTTCAACAAGGATTCGTCCCAGACCCGATGCCTAGAATGGCTCCCCCAATGCCACCACCACCTTTTTTCGGGCCTTCTGGATGGATGGAACCCACCCAGCCGTTGATGCCTAACTATTTGATGATTCGTCAGACAACATTCGTTCAACAAACACAAGTCGGTCCGCTGTCGATCATGATGCAGTTTTTAATGGTTGAACACAACACGTTTGAGTTTGGTTATGGCCCCCACCCGCCTGCCCCACAGTTCAACtcattttaa
- the LOC117150234 gene encoding uncharacterized protein LOC117150234, translating into MYCPMSATNKEIGEASLTAERIRHRHQYDFLIMLLERCDSSPRETKSDYSMTRINFNSTGELDASMADSLPTRSTVTRLPAGATCSCRSISERSEPAAIVSESTQTIASTEDMGTQTGFQTDPNEDFNFGQDASTQSMLNMQDAETQSIPVSTENLNSIQTQTEYKEPKTFRFPSKKYSKTVHEEEKPRKSLRKCFFKRPLIVVKGDTLISPDFFHQSRMENVSGTTRKEDKETQYKNHFGTQSNSSDDKPSNSSTCSKILDRVQKLETIMKRQELSLRDLQGSVKSWKDQECKPSDCRIIFQGQPQACELPKKLETSDQASQINDINEERKLPIKPEVFNQASQKIYTARSEERKLPRKPEKFDQATQKKDTASCECKTLSKEFLQIFLKPETAEDEQKSNNSQRTRDTPINSEKSTGLQCSRESNANNRRCSKANEHEVSLKDAQLPTATQYLKDTENLLEQFNRVFAKTKSEETICDKSRNISESKHLGRPTSADPTKQNDTEQRVENLLDEFVKFVKEPKDDSLGARKVSSTSCLESKSSRQSNKTEEKEVYKSLIEQLISHFTKSKSCENNQARKAQSESSSFDRLLAEFVKMFKRSNSLEEDRPKKVSFNCSKAPQNVKSTAMQSELKMSDMELDANGRSGFCQLEGKSKPSAIFRNTQRMDKSPPRGCQYCGDDSLPILDSLMDEVFRLIGPRPFDEVVLTIRRQEENVYHIKVREMATGKDLGCILGSRGAINQAIAIGLFEDIHTFCELDKNRQYDPRDCPLGSSLDELCRRQCGGEIAPAGSADKQRVIEFCTRVLGLPAGQADHFFSVTNALKMDPSFDFSSSLLRHAGNLELTGQGADLSDVVKTSSLFLRIISGQCNDVQDDEEDSSYEFDSNNAP; encoded by the exons atgtacTGTCCAATGAGTGCCACGAACAAAGAAATCGGCGAAGCGAGCTTGACAGCAGAGCGAATTAGACACAGACACCAATATGATTTCCTCATAATGTTATTAGAAAG ATGCGACAGTTCCCCAAGGGAGACGAAAAGCGATTACTCCATGACCCGCATCAATTTCAATTCCACGGGAGAGTTGG ATGCTTCCATGGCCGATTCGCTGCCCACCAGGTCGACTGTGACTCGCCTACCTGCGGGAGCAACTTGCAGCTGTCGTTCCATTTCGGAACGCTCGGAACCCGCTGCCATCGTCTCGGAATCAACCCAAACCATCGCTTCCACTGAGGACATGGGCACTCAAACCGGCTTCCAGACGGATCCCAATGAGGATTTCAATTTCGGCCAAGATGCATCCACGCAATCTATGCTTAATATGCAGGATGCAGAAACACAATCGATTCCAGTATCGACCGAAAACCTTAACAGCATACAAACACAAACGGAATATAAAGAACCAAAGACTTTCAGATTTCCGTCGAAAAAATATTCGAAGACTGTGCATGAAGAAGAAAAACCTAGAAAATCGTTGCGCAAATGTTTCTTTAAGCGCCCACTAATCGTAGTTAAAGGCGACACTCTTATATCTCCCGATTTTTTCCATCAAAGTAGAATGGAGAACGTATCAGGCACTACTAGAAAAGAAGATAAAGAAACCCAATATAAAAACCATTTCGGGACACAATCAAATAGTTCCGACGATAAGCCTTCAAATTCATCGACGTGTTCAAAAATCCTCGATAGAGTACAGAAATTGGAAACCATAATGAAGAGACAGGAGCTTTCTCTAAGGGATCTACAGGGCTCTGTGAAATCGTGGAAGGACCAGGAATGCAAACCCTCTGATTGTAGGATCATATTTCAAGGTCAACCGCAAGCTTGCGAATTGCCAAAAAAACTAGAAACATCTGACCAGGCATCCCAGATAAACGATATAAACGAGGAACGCAAATTGCCAATAAAACCGGAAGTTTTTAACCAGGCATCCCAGAAAATATATACAGCTCGTTCCGAGGAACGCAAATTGCCAAGAAAACCTGAAAAATTTGACCAGGCTACACAAAAAAAAGATACAGCTAGTTGCGAGTGCAAAACGCTATCCAAAGAATTtcttcaaatatttttgaagcCTGAAACTGCTGAAGACGAACAGAAATCAAATAATTCTCAACGCACCAGGGATACCCCAATAAACTCGGAAAAATCAACTGGTCTACAATGCAGTAGGGAAAGCAATGCAAATAATCGGAGGTGTTCTAAGGCGAATGAACATGAAGTATCTCTGAAAGATGCCCAACTCCCAACTGCTACACAGTACTTGAAAGATACCGAAAATTTGCTGGAACAATTTAATCGAGTTTTTGctaaaacaaaaagcgaagAAACAATTTGCGACAAGTCTAGAAATATTTCAGAATCTAAACATCTCGGAAGGCCAACATCCGCAGATCCCACGAAACAAAATGATACTGAACAAAGGGTTGAAAACTTACTGGATgaatttgttaaatttgttaAAGAACCCAAAGACGATTCACTAGGTGCAAGAAAGGTTTCCTCCACATCTTGCTTGGAGTCGAAAAGTTCCAGACAATCCAATAAAACTGAGGAGAAAGAAGTATACAAATCCTTGATTGAGCAGCTTATAAGTCATTTCACAAAATCCAAGTCGTGTGAAAATAATCAGGCGCGGAAGGCCCAATCAGAGTCCTCCTCATTCGATCGCTTACTGGCGGAATTcgtaaaaatgtttaagaGATCCAACAGCCTGGAGGAGGACAGACCCAAAAAGGTGAGCTTCAATTGTTCGAAAGCTCCTCAAAATGTTAAATCCACTGCAATGCAATCGGAACTTAAGATGTCGGATATGGAGTTGGATGCGAACGGACGTAGCGGTTTCTGTCAACTAGAAGGAAAATCTAAGCCAAGTGCAATTTTTAGGAACACCCAGAGGATGGATAAGTCGCCGCCACGTGGATGTCAATACTGTGGCGATGACAGTCTGCCCATTCTGGATTCCTTGATGGATGAAGTATTTCGGCTGATTGGGCCGAGGCCCTTCGATGAAGTGGTCCTGACCATACGGCGTCAAGAGGAAAATGTCTACCACATCAAGGTGCGTGAGATGGCTACCGGAAAGGATCTAGGCTGCATTCTGGGAAGTCGAGGGGCCATCAACCAAGCTATCGCGATAGGATTATTCGAGGACATTCACACGTTCTGTGAGCTGGACAAAAACAGGCAGTACGATCCCAGGGACTGTCCACTGGGCTCCAGTCTGGACGAACTTTGCCGTCGACAGTGCGGCGGTGAGATTGCACCAGCTGGAAGTGCCGACAAGCAAAGAGTCATCGAATTTTGCACTCGTGTGCTGGGTCTGCCCGCTGGTCAAGCGGaccacttcttctccgtgacCAACGCCCTAAAAATGGACCCATCATTTGATTTCTCCAGTTCATTGCTCCGTCATGCCGGAAATCTAGAACTCACTGGCCAAGGAGCGGATTTGAGCGATGTGGTCAAGACATCCAGTTTATTCCTACGCATAATTTCTGGCCAGTGTAATGACGTTCAAGATGATGAAGAGGATTCATCATATGAATTCGATAGCAATAATGCACCTTAG
- the LOC117150235 gene encoding early boundary activity protein 1 yields MINRRQRLEFALTLLPYDPETVQLSETQKKVEAIIARLRTDDSLTEEESDDCKVRRIQEANEFADSAMRHIEMSDSGKLSTLETLTLAAERLLRTQRPPDQDFDDMVQDMEDSQLMRNTIQAVNEARLKLLQQWERSKRKALDLLTIEIEKVQEMDQEQEHKQAHEPDQDQEQSSEPFDVFRDGADDHNTSTPKTNDEDLCLDDDDEDYVPGGEETIGNKRKRIKKPVTSTPNAKRRCPGFEFDLDGESPMVMIGPNGTEVSRISLSAINWDMTGPSITRKLLCEIFDRDTLAHHTLSGKPSPAFRDCARPSKQQLDPLKVADLVYLMTNSLDMTPREVRTAITTKCADENKMLRSRMQRKSK; encoded by the exons ATG ATTAACCGCCGCCAGCGTTTGGAATTCGCCCTGACCCTATTGCCCTATGATCCCGAAACGGTTCAGTTGTCAGAGACGCAGAAAAAAGTGGAGGCGATCATCGCCCGCCTGCGAACGGATGACTCCCTTACGGAGGAGGAGAGCGATGACTGCAAGGTGCGGCGCATTCAAGAAGCAAATGAATTTGCCGATTCCGCCATGCGCCACATCGAAATGTCCGATAGTGGCAAGCTGAGCACTCTGGAAACTCTCACACTTGCTGCTGAGAGACTGCTAAGGACACAGCGTCCGCCGGATCAGGATTTCGATGACATGGTGCAGGATATGGAGGACTCGCAGCTGATGAGGAACACCATCCAAGCGGTAAATGAGGCGCGTTTGAAGCTTCTCCAGCAATGGGAGCGCAGTAAGCGCAAGGCTCTCGATCTCCTCACCATCGAAATTGAAAAGGTCCAGGAAATGGATCAGGAGCAAGAGCACAAACAGGCCCATGAGCCGGACCAGGATCAGGAGCAGAGTTCGGAGCCTTTTGATGTGTTTCGCGATGGAGCCGATGATCACAACACCTCGACGCCGAAAACAAACGACGAAGATCTTTGTTTGgacgatgacgatgaggaCTATGTGCCAGGCGGAGAAGAGACAATAGGAAACAAGAGGAAGCGTATCAAGAAACCGGTGACGTCCACTCCGAATGCCAAACGGCGGTGTCCCGGTTTTGAGTTCGACCTGGACGGCGAATCGCCGATGGTGATGATCGGTCCCAATGGCACCGAAGTTTCCCGCATTAGCCTAAGTGCCATCAACTGGGATATGACCGGACCCTCGATCACGAGGAAGCTGCTCTGCGAGATCTTCGATCGGGATACACTGGCCCATCATACGCTCTCCGGAAAACCATCGCCGGCATTTAGGGACTGTGCCCGCCCCAGCAAACAGCAGCTGGATCCGCTCAAGGTGGCCGATCTAGTCTATCTGATGACCAACAGCCTCGACATGACTCCGCGGGAAGTGCGCACCGCCATCACCACAAAATGTGCGGATGAAAACAAGATGCTACGCTCGCGAATGCAGCGCAAATCGAAGTAG
- the LOC117150814 gene encoding early boundary activity protein 3, whose translation MSNISNDSGLDDSANSGAVVSANGPLAATRLSWFLAEVDDGLMKDGKPNGRRRLCVLHSMELLESDVSDKYMTRFVEFRVNGMVLEAKLILAADERRLVDAALLSMSKEEREDAGGQQLLVQYTENEKAGERLIQKLVSPNDVMLLSTNPELKGNPLVSLAPGCIAHILYAYESRDYMEKILLHLKARSFDLAFDDNLEAEPEAMNDDTWMLVQYSPEPEMVVYQVVQYRQTVWRKENLFKDVIAYMQLPGSDIVLQAVVISYGQDKEVLNAKYEELRRFPFDIDFPLPDELEKHPDHMTSTALFSRTSLYQKAEQRDTTGEHKELRKSLEQMSEKAQGEAQMIIDAFDMVDNINKNLQSRLSGEVRSVVEVTSGDELH comes from the coding sequence AtgagcaacatcagcaacgACAGTGGATTGGATGACTCCGCGAACAGTGGAGCCGTTGTGAGCGCCAATGGACCCTTGGCAGCGACTCGGTTATCCTGGTTCCTGGCCGAAGTCGATGACGGCTTAATGAAGGATGGGAAGCCAAATGGCCGGCGCCGACTCTGCGTTCTCCATTCGATGGAACTCCTGGAGTCAGATGTATCGGACAAGTACATGACCCGATTCGTTGAATTTCGCGTCAATGGAATGGTGCTGGAGGCGAAACTCATACTGGCAGCGGATGAGAGGCGCCTGGTGGATGCAGCATTGCTGTCCATGAGCAAGGAGGAGAGGGAAGATGCCGGAGGCCAGCAACTGTTGGTCCAGTACACTGAGAATGAAAAGGCGGGCGAGCGCCTCATCCAGAAACTTGTTTCTCCAAACGATGTGATGTTGCTGAGCACCAATCCCGAGCTGAAGGGTAATCCTCTGGTGAGCTTGGCTCCCGGCTGCATTGCCCATATCCTATATGCCTACGAAAGCCGTGATTATATGGAAAAGATACTACTGCACCTGAAAGCGCGCAGCTTTGATCTCGCCTTCGATGATAATTTGGAAGCTGAACCAGAGGCCATGAATGATGACACTTGGATGCTGGTGCAATACAGTCCCGAACCGGAGATGGTGGTATACCAGGTGGTGCAGTACAGACAAACCGTGTGGAGGAAAGAGAATCTCTTTAAGGACGTGATTGCCTACATGCAACTTCCTGGTAGCGACATCGTCCTCCAGGCGGTGGTCATCAGCTATGGCCAGGACAAAGAGGTCCTGAACGCGAAGTACGAGGAGTTGCGACGATTCCCATTTGATATTGACTTTCCACTGCCCGACGAACTGGAGAAGCACCCCGATCACATGACGTCCACCGCCCTCTTCTCGCGAACCAGCTTGTACCAGAAGGCGGAGCAGCGGGACACTACTGGAGAGCACAAGGAGTTGCGAAAAAGTCTGGAACAGATGAGTGAGAAGGCGCAGGGCGAGGCCCAAATGATCATAGATGCCTTCGACATGGTGGACAATATCAACAAGAATCTGCAGAGTCGTTTGTCCGGAGAGGTGCGATCGGTAGTGGAGGTCACATCCGGAGACGAACTTCATTAG
- the LOC117150547 gene encoding uncharacterized protein LOC117150547 has protein sequence MLTTHHLHHLHHHRGSTAVELDKITNLNTLIVEINSHVALFRDMLIHVGQAKDCPELREKIRKLRRTCVEALKHTAQILMPQVKSAMAEGILTDNPHLVLLFYMAQLFLRELVKSYRLIQVVPMDMSGYYENRAGPSNLGNVISQILLCKQFTPDFNEEELCSITKDSQDIAVLLAEMQEYMPQHEAYLERNAALDTTGPWQAKRRQNYICKNMSLLCCVSRPNYL, from the exons ATGTTGACCACTCACCATCTGCACCACCTGCACCACCATCGCGGCAGTACGGCCGTGGAGCTGGACAAGATCACCAACCTGAATACG CTCATCGTGGAGATCAACAGCCATGTGGCGCTGTTCCGGGATATGCTGATACACGTCGGCCAGGCCAAGGATTGCCCCGAGCTCCGGGAGAAGATCCGCAAGCTGCGTCGCACCTGCGTGGAGGCACTCAAGCACACCGCCCAGATCCTGATGCCCCAAGTCAAGAG CGCCATGGCCGAAGGCATCCTCACCGACAACCCGCATTTGGTGCTCCTGTTCTACATGGCCCAGTTGTTCCTACGTGAACTTGTGAAAAGCTATCGCCTCATACAAGTCGTGCCAATGGATATGTCCGGCTATTATG AGAACCGAGCCGGGCCCTCGAACCTGGGCAATGTCATCAGCCAGATATTGTTGTGCAAACAGTTCACGCCCGACTTCAACGAGGAGGAATTATGCAGCATCACCAAGGATTCGCAGGACATCGCCGTGCTCCTGGCCGAGATGCAGGAGTACATGCCGCAGCACGAGGCGTACTTGG AACGCAACGCGGCGCTGGACACAACTGGACCTTGGCAGGCCAAGCGGCGCCAGAACTACATCTGCAAGAACATGAGCCTGCTCTGCTGCGTCTCCAGGCCGAACTATCTCTGA
- the LOC117150548 gene encoding transcription initiation factor TFIID subunit 12, which translates to MDRNNMDPWSFALNFDDSDKSSDNESHSSTRSSSRSSDTSSESSVEKEPATVIESQSVPGGSYDIITKSNMLQFVQKIDANSSLDDQGCDLMARIADSFVNDVSMRMVKLAKYRKSDVSVMDLKFILKREFNMEFPIE; encoded by the exons ATGGATAGGAATAACATGGACCCTTGGTCCTTTGCCCTCAATTTCGATGACAGCGATAAATCGTCGGATAACGAGAGCCACTCCTCGACCAGATCCTCGAGCCGCTCCAGTGACACCAGCAGCGAAAGCTCCGTGGAGAAGGAGCCAGCCACCGTAATTGAGAGCCAGTCTGTCCCTGGCGGCAGCTACGAT ATTATCACCAAGAGCAACATGCTGCAATTTGTGCAGAAAATCGATGCAAATTCCTCGCTGGACGATCAAGGCTGCGATTTGATGGCCAGAATAGCCGATTCCTTTGTTAACGACGTCTCCATGCGCATGGTCAAGTTGGCCAAGTACCGAAAGAGTGACGTTAGCGTGATGGACCTTAAGTTCATCCTCAAGCGGGAGTTCAACATGGAGTTCCCCATTGAGTAA